From Candidatus Neomarinimicrobiota bacterium, the proteins below share one genomic window:
- the hflX gene encoding GTPase HflX has protein sequence MTDTDIRDDTEKVLLVAVELPGDHEKTERSLEELSRLTETAGGVVVDTLVQTRPTLHSIHYLGKGKLQTLKNICEELGAETVIFDDELDPGQAKAVQKILGDGLKVLDRSALILDIFQQHARTREAKTQVALARAQYMLPRLTRQWTHLERQAGGIGGARRGPGETQIEIDRRLLRDQIKKLKKELEKIALQRNTQRKFRHEFFNVALVGYTNAGKSTLMNALTEAGVEVEDQLFKTLDTTVRKMTMPNGRDVYLSDTVGFIQKLPHQLVASFRSTLKEAESADLLIKLVDISDPDFRRHLTTIDSVLKDFEIPEKRFLTVFNKADRVPESMNVTLVKREYPDAVWISAKEAIGLTRLIQEIQSRMDENTVIRTVDIPHQAGEIIAALHEHTRILSQSHEEEVTRFTLQADRDIWAYLTKKFHLKGE, from the coding sequence ATGACAGATACTGATATTCGAGACGATACAGAGAAGGTCCTTTTAGTGGCAGTGGAACTTCCCGGTGACCATGAAAAGACCGAACGGTCTCTTGAAGAACTTTCCCGTCTGACAGAAACTGCCGGTGGTGTGGTTGTGGATACGCTTGTTCAGACACGTCCAACCCTTCATTCCATCCACTACCTGGGAAAAGGAAAACTTCAGACGCTGAAAAATATCTGTGAAGAGCTGGGAGCTGAGACGGTGATCTTTGATGATGAACTGGATCCTGGTCAGGCGAAAGCAGTCCAGAAAATCCTGGGAGATGGATTGAAAGTCCTGGATCGTAGCGCATTGATTTTGGATATTTTTCAGCAACATGCCCGGACACGGGAAGCCAAGACCCAGGTAGCACTTGCCAGGGCTCAATACATGCTGCCCCGTCTGACACGCCAATGGACCCACCTGGAGCGGCAGGCCGGCGGTATCGGAGGAGCACGGCGTGGACCAGGAGAAACCCAGATTGAAATTGACCGCCGACTCCTGAGGGATCAGATAAAAAAACTCAAAAAAGAGCTGGAAAAAATAGCCCTTCAACGAAATACACAACGAAAATTCCGTCATGAATTTTTTAATGTAGCCCTGGTGGGATATACCAATGCCGGAAAATCTACCCTGATGAATGCTCTCACTGAAGCCGGAGTGGAAGTGGAAGATCAGTTGTTTAAGACCCTGGATACCACCGTGCGGAAAATGACGATGCCCAACGGGCGCGATGTGTACCTGAGCGATACGGTGGGTTTTATTCAGAAACTTCCCCATCAGCTTGTGGCCTCTTTCCGGAGTACCCTGAAAGAAGCAGAATCCGCCGATCTCCTGATCAAACTGGTGGATATTTCCGATCCTGATTTTCGCCGCCATCTGACGACCATCGACAGTGTGCTGAAGGATTTTGAAATCCCCGAAAAGCGCTTTCTCACGGTGTTCAACAAGGCAGATCGTGTGCCGGAGAGCATGAATGTAACTCTGGTGAAGCGGGAATATCCCGATGCGGTGTGGATTTCGGCGAAGGAAGCCATCGGACTGACCCGCCTTATCCAAGAAATACAGTCCCGAATGGATGAAAATACCGTGATCCGGACTGTGGACATTCCCCACCAGGCAGGTGAAATCATCGCAGCCCTTCATGAACATACCCGGATCTTAAGCCAGTCTCATGAAGAAGAGGTGACCCGCTTTACGCTTCAGGCAGACCGGGACATCTGGGCTTATCTGACGAAAAAATTTCATTTAAAAGGTGAATAA